The Merismopedia glauca CCAP 1448/3 sequence ACTTTTTTTAAAATCACAGACATATTAATTTGGTCTTGTTGAGGGGATAAATACTTCAAAACGAACGCTGCGACTAAGCCACAAAGGTTGTTGTGGAGTTACGTCTGGCGGCGGTGTGTGGCTAGCTTGAATCTGCAACCTAGCTGGATTTACACCTTCAGCAATCAAGGTTTGTTGAACGCTGCGGGCACGTTGTAAGCTGAGTTGCTGATTATGATTGCTTTCTCCGGTAGAATCGCTGTGGGCAATAATTTTTAGATGAACTCCAGGGTTTAGATCCAGAAATTGACGAATTAACTTCAGTTTACTGGTATTTTCTGAAGAGCGAATCTCGCTGGAATTGAGGTCAAAATAAAGCCTGGTTTCTAGCACCGGACGGATTTGGACAGTGCTAATGACAGTGGTAATACCTGGAATTTGCTTCAAGGCTGCGGTGAGTTGTTCTACATCTGGAATTTCTGTAACTACACCCGTAACGTTGACACTATTAGAGCCAAAATCATGGCGGGTAGCGATCGCCACCCCTTTTTTCTGGTTATAAATCCAGGTGACGCGCTCTACTTCTCCAGCAGTTCTAATCGGTTCGGCTGGTACATCTACCGCTACAATTTGATTTGTCACTGTCCAATTGGGAGCAACTTGATGTGCTATGGCTTCCGCCTTTTGACGCAGATATTCATTGGGTAACCGTCCCGTTAAAGTTAATTTGCCCTGATGTACCTGCGACACGATCCGGTAAATTGATAATTCGGGAACCCCATCTAAAGCCTCAGCAGTTTTCGCTTCAATTTGACCAGCTATATAGCCTCGATACCAAATAAAACATAGGGGAAGTACGATCAAAAATAAACCTGCGGGAAATCTAGACACCCAAGGCTTGCGTTTGAGTTTGGGTTGAGCTTGAATTAAGCTGTCAAAGCATAAGTCAATGGTTTTAGGGATAGTGGTAGGATCGCCATCATAGTTAGCGATCGCCTTCTCCGATTTGAGAACTATTTCACTGAGAGTTTCCCTGATTTTGGCAATAAAGGCGGGAGAAGGTTCTCCTTTAACAATAACGGCAAGATAGCAATATCCAGCTACCTCTAACAGTATTTTTGAGGCATTATATTCAATTTCGTGTAACTCTGAATCGAGATCTGGCTGAGCCATACACTCATTGACAAAGCTACGAATAGCAGTCAGCATTCCCGCCAGCATATTAGCCTCAATGCTAAAGTCAGGGGAAGGTTGAAGTTCTCGAATTACTAAACCTGATGCTTTATGAATCAGTAAAACTGCCTGAATTTTGTAACCTAGTGCTTCCTGTAAGATGAGTTCTGCTTCTGAAACCCCCTGAAGTTTAGCCCGAATTTTCCGCAAGAGTCCCTCTGGACTTAAGGTAGATTCCACCTTGTCATTGATAGATTTAACCAGTTCTACCATGTATTTTGAGATGGTATTGCCAATAACTGGGTAAAGAGCATCTACCATCGCATCTCTTTCTACCGTAATCTGGGTTTTAATGGCATCTCCCATTTGAGGTCCCAAAACCGTGGATATGGCAACAGAATCTAACTCTATTTGCTCTTGAATGGCTAAAGCTAATTCTGGAGCGATCGCCTTAGCAATATTTGTCGGCGATTGCTCAATTTCATGAGCGATCGCCGTCGGTAAAATCTGACCAATCGCCGCAGCCATTTTACTTCGCTCTGACTGACTGCGTTGGCGAATTGCTTCATCTACCAACGGTACAAGTGCTGACAGTAATTCTCGATCTTTTAGGGTTGGTGCTTTTGATTCCTCAATCTGAAGTCGGAGGTGGCTAATTTTCTCTTCCAATCGATTGAGCCAAAACCACATATATTTGTCATCGCTCTCCGAAATTACTGGCGATTTTGGAGGTAAAACGTCGAATTGGTTTGGCTGTTTTAGTTCTTTTGGCGGTTCAGTTGGGGAAGGTGAGTTTAAATTCTGCTGGAATATTTGGGGAGTATTACCAGGTTTTTCAGGGATTAATGGGGATTTATCGGGTTCATCAGCCGATTTTTCGAGCGTTTCCGGCTCCTTCTCTCCCGTTTCTTCGTCCAAATAGCTGCTATTTAAATCTAATAGGACATTAATCAATCGTTGGAGAGATTCGTCCTCTCCGCGATCGTTAGCTTCATGCCCAACAGAGTGTTTTTCTGAGGAATTATTGTGAAACAGCACCATATTCAAAGATTCGGTGAGAATAGTCTGTGCTTAATCTGGCAGATCTATTCTCTTCCATATTACTTGTCATTGTGAGTGTAACGCAGTGGAGCGCTGCAATGTAAGCCACAACCAAACTACTTCCGCCAGCCGGCACTAGGTATAAAAAATTACCCTTGACAGGGGATAGTGTCTCAAACCACCAATCTCTGGACTTGGATGAGGTTTCTGGCCCCAAAAAACTAAGAATTGAATTCTGTTGCTGGTTGCTCTGGTAATAAGTACTCTGAGTTGACGGGACTATCTGTAGCTCCCGCTAG is a genomic window containing:
- a CDS encoding OmpA family protein, with the translated sequence MVLFHNNSSEKHSVGHEANDRGEDESLQRLINVLLDLNSSYLDEETGEKEPETLEKSADEPDKSPLIPEKPGNTPQIFQQNLNSPSPTEPPKELKQPNQFDVLPPKSPVISESDDKYMWFWLNRLEEKISHLRLQIEESKAPTLKDRELLSALVPLVDEAIRQRSQSERSKMAAAIGQILPTAIAHEIEQSPTNIAKAIAPELALAIQEQIELDSVAISTVLGPQMGDAIKTQITVERDAMVDALYPVIGNTISKYMVELVKSINDKVESTLSPEGLLRKIRAKLQGVSEAELILQEALGYKIQAVLLIHKASGLVIRELQPSPDFSIEANMLAGMLTAIRSFVNECMAQPDLDSELHEIEYNASKILLEVAGYCYLAVIVKGEPSPAFIAKIRETLSEIVLKSEKAIANYDGDPTTIPKTIDLCFDSLIQAQPKLKRKPWVSRFPAGLFLIVLPLCFIWYRGYIAGQIEAKTAEALDGVPELSIYRIVSQVHQGKLTLTGRLPNEYLRQKAEAIAHQVAPNWTVTNQIVAVDVPAEPIRTAGEVERVTWIYNQKKGVAIATRHDFGSNSVNVTGVVTEIPDVEQLTAALKQIPGITTVISTVQIRPVLETRLYFDLNSSEIRSSENTSKLKLIRQFLDLNPGVHLKIIAHSDSTGESNHNQQLSLQRARSVQQTLIAEGVNPARLQIQASHTPPPDVTPQQPLWLSRSVRFEVFIPSTRPN